The Streptomyces sp. JB150 genomic interval AGACGTTGACATGCTTGTATCCTCAAAGGGTCACATTGATGTGAAGGTCAAGGCGCTGAGTTGTGAGGTGGGTCATATGCGGATCGGGGAGCTGGCGGACCGTACCGGAACGCCCCGCAGACTGCTGCGTTACTACGAGGAGCAGGGGCTGATCGTCCCCAGCCGCTCGCCGAACGGCTACCGCGACTACCACGAGGGTTACGTGGACCGGGTGTTGCAGATCCGGGGCCTGCTCGACTCCGGGCTGCCGACCCGCGTCATCAAGCAGCTGCTGCCGTGCCTGCACAGCAAGCCCCGGGCGATCCACATCACCGATCCCACCCCGGAGACGATCGCCACGCTGGAGCGTGAACTCGAGCGCATCTCCGAGCGGATCCAGTGCCTGGTCCGCAGCCGGGACGCCATCGCCGACTACCTCGAGACCACCCGCCGTTCCCAGCAGCCGGCCGCCGTGGCGGCGGCCGGCTCCGGCGCGGCCCCGCGTTACGAGACCGCGGGCGTCTGAACGTACTGCACGGCGTTGTCGAGCACGATGCCGTGGCTCTTGACGTCGATGACGATGCGGTCGCCGTCGGCGATGCGGAACCCGTCGTGGTAGCTGGCCTTGTCCGCGCCCAGCAGCACGTAGTTGACCATCTCGGGCCGCCGCACCGCCGGGAAGGTGAACAGGTGGTCCATCATCTCCCGGACCGTGAAGTAGAGGGCGTCCTCACCGCAGTCGAACGGGCCCTCCCACGCGGTGACGCCGTCGCGCTCGATGGTGACCCGGCCGGTCACCGACGCCGGCGGCGCGCCGAGGAACAGCCACGGCGCGATCGAGGTGTCGCACAGCTTGCAGTACGGGTTCCAGCCCGGGTTCTCGATGTGCAGGCCGATGTCGCACAGGTCGTTGGCGATGGTGTAGCCCGCGTAGTGCGGGGTGCCGTCGGCGTCGTTGACGTAGACGAGCGCGACCTCCGGCTCCTCGATCAGGGCGCGGACGTTCTGCGGGACGACCAGCGGGTCGCCGGGCATGCGCAGCCAGGAGCCGAAGCCCTTGAAGAACCAGTTCGGCGGGACGAACTCCTCGCCCTCGGTCGGCTCTCCCTCGAACTTCGACTTGTGGGTGCGCATGAAGCCGCTCAGCAGGGCGTTGCCGGTGGCCTGGGGCAGCAGCGGCGGCAGGTAGCGCAGCTCCTCCTCGCCGCCCTCCACCGTGACCGACTCGGCGTCGGCCGTGATGGCGTCGACGACCTGCTCGGGCCGCTCGGCGGCGATGAACTCGGCCTGGAGACGGCCGTCGGAGACCTTGTACAGCGTCACGGGCCGGCCGGGCTCGGGCTTCTCGAAGCCCACCCACCGGGCGTCCTGGTACTCGCATTCGAAGAGGATGGTCATGGCTGGGGCCCTCCTAGGCCCGTGATCGGGGTCGGTCCGACGCGACCGGGGCATCGGACGGGTGGACGTCGGTCGGGTGGACGAGGTCGGTCAGGACGTCGTGGATGCGGTCGACGGCCGCGCGGATCCAGGGCAGTCCGAGCGGGTCGGCGGTGGCGAGCGCGGCGGCGCGCTGCTCGTCGGTGTCGCCGTACAGGCGGCTGGTGGCCGCCCGCAGCCGCAGCGGCTCCGGCGACTCGCCGAAGGCGGAGGCGGGCAGCACGCCCACGCCGTACCGGTCGGTGAACAGCCGGGCCAGCTCGTCCCCGGTGCGCACGCCGTGCGCGAGGGCGAGCCGGTCCCGCAGCGGCTCGAAGTCCGGGTACAGGTAGCAGGTGGCCACCACCGGGGCCAGCAGGGCGCCGGACGCGGTGAACCGCTCCGCGACCGCCCGGGCGACCGTGGCGTGCAGCCGCCGCGCGGCGACCACATAGGCGGTGATCTCCGGCGGCTCGGCGAAGGCGCGGGCCGCCGCCGCCTGGATGGGCGCGGGCGGGCTGGACCAGATCTGGCTGGCGACGGCCACCAGCCGGGTGCGCAGCTCCCGCCCGGCCAGGCTGTCGGGCAGCCGGGCGACACCGGTGCGCCAGCCGCCCACGGCCAGGTTCTTGGTCAGCCCGGTCGTCACCACCGTCCGCTCGGGGGCGAACACCGCCGGGGAGACCACGGGCGTGGCCGGGTCGAAGACGAGGTCGCAGTAGATCTCGTCGGAGATGACGAAGAGATCCAGCTCACGGGCGACCTCGCCGAGCCGCCGGACCGTGTCGGGCGAGGCGACGGTGCCGGTGGGGTTGTCCGGCACCGTCACCACGACCGCCCGCGGGTCGCGCCCCGCGGCCCGCGCCGCGCCGACGGCCTGCCGCAGCCGGTCCGGATCGGGCACCCCGCCCTGCCCGGGCAGGACCGGCACGTCGATGGCCCGCGCACCGACGAGCCGCGCCTGCGCGGCGTAACTGACCCAGCTGGGCCGGGGGATGACGACGTCCCCGCCGACCGCCATGAGCAGGGCGAACAGCAGCGGCTTGCTGCCCGGCCCGGCGACCACCAGCTCCGGGTCGGCCGCGAGGCCGCGCCGCTGCCAGTAGCCGGCCGCCGCCTCGCGCAGCGGCGCACCGCCGGCCACGGAGCCGTAGGCCCCCTCGTGCGCGGCCTCGGCGAGCCAGACCCGCATCCCCTCGGGGACGGGCAGGCCGATCTCGCCGCTGGCCATGGACAGGACCTGTTCGCCGGCTTGGCGTCTGCGGGCGAGGGCTTCGTCGGCGGCGAGCGTCGCCGACGCGGTCACCTGTGCGGGAACGGGCATGGGGGGCTCCACGGGTCGCAGGGTGGTGGTTCGGTGGTGCGCGGCGGGGTCACGCCTCGGCGTAACGCCGCCGCAGTTCGGCCTTGCGGACCTTGCCGGTGAGCGTCTTCGGCAGCGCCTCGATGACCTCCACACGCTCGGGCCAGAACCGCGGGTCCTGGTCGGCCGCGCGCAGCTGGGCGCGTACGTCCTCCAGCGTCGGGCGGACGTCGCCGCTGGGTACGACGACCGCGACGATCACGTCGTCGACCTGCCCGCTCGGCCCGATCAGCGCCGCCTCGGTGACCAGCGGGTGGCTCGCGATGATCGCCTCCAGCTCGGTCATCGGCACGACGATGCCGTCGCGCATGATGGCGTCCTTGGCGCGGCCCAGGATGCGGATGCCGCCGCGTCCGTCCTCGCGGGCCACGTCACCGGTGTCGAACCAGCCGTCGGCGGTCAGTTCGGCCGCGAAGACGTCCTCGCGCTTGTAGTAGCCGAGCGCCTGGGAGGCGCCGCGCACCCGCAGCCGGCCCACCGCGGCCCGCCGGCCCGGGTCGTGGCAGGCGTCGATGCGGATCTCCATGGAGTCGATCGCCTGCCCGTTGCTGTGCGCCGCCCAGTCCTGGTTGTAGTCGAGGCGGGTGATGGTGACGGGCCCGTACTCGGACATGCCCCACACCGAGTAGGTGCGCGCGCCGAGCGTCTCGCGCAACTCGTCGACCAGCGGCTGGAGTACGGGCGCGGAGCCGGTGACCACGTGCCGCAGGGTCGTGACGTCGCGCGGGACGGCCCGCTGGGAGGCAGCGACGTCGGTCAGCGTCGGCGGCGGCCCGTACAGCAGGTTCGCGCCGTAGCGTTCCACCAGGTCCAGCAGCGTGGCGTTGTCCTTCACGTCCTGGAAGGCCACCGTGCCGCCGAGCATCACCCCGGCGAGCACGCCCTGGGCGAAGCCGGAGTAGTGGACCAGCGGGGTGGTGACGGCGGCGACGAGACCGTCGTCCAGCAGGAAGTGGTCGACATAGCCCCGCACCGCCGAGTGCACCGTGTTCTGGCTGTGCAGGACACCCTTGGACTCGCCCGTGGTCCCGGAGGTGAACAGCACCACGAACGGGTCGTCCGCGCCGAGTTCACGGACCTCCGGGTCGTCCGCGAGCCGCTCCTCCCAGGGCTGGGCGACGAAGTGGTCGTGGAAGCCGAGCGTGCCCTCGGGGCCGTGCCCGTCGACCACCACCACGTGCTCCAGCGGCAGTTCGGACCGCAGCGCGGCGACCGTGCCGGCGAGCGGGTAGCCGTCCCACTCCGGCACCGTGACACACACCCGCGCCTCCGTCAGCGCCAGGCGGTGCCGCAGCTCGTCCTCCCGGCAGTCGGGGGCGATCGGGCAGATCACCGCGCCGACCCGGATGCAGGCGAACATCAGCGGCACCATCTCCCACCGGTTGGGGAGCTGCACGGCGACGAAGTCTCCGTGCCCGACGCCCAGTTCGCGCAGCGCGCCGGCGAACCGCTCGGTGAGCCGGGCCAGGTCCGCGTAGCCCAGGGTGTCGGTGCGCGCCTCGCGCAGTCGGCGGCCGGCGATCGCCAGCTTGTGCGGCCGCTCGCGGGCCTGCCGGCGCAGGTCGTCCAGGAAGGTCTCGTCCCGCCACCAGCCGCGGCGCCGGTACTCCGCCGCCCGGTCGTCGGCGGAGGCGCCGGCCAGGCCGGTGTGCGTGGCCGTGGTCATCACAGCTCCTTTCGGCGGGCGGCCAGCAGTTCGGGCAGCGGGTTGCCGGCGCGGGCGGCGGAGATCTCCAGCAGGTCCCGGGTGTTCTGCCGGACGCGGTCGGCGACCCAGTCGAAGACCCACTGCTTGCGGGCGTCCGCCGGCAGCTCGAAGGGGACGACGCGGGTGACGGCGAGCGCGGCCGAGCCGGCCCCGCCGATGTTGGCGATCACGCCCGGCACCAGGTCCGCGCCGGAGGCGGCGACCTTCTCGCGGGCTTCGTCGGTCGAGGCGAGGTTGGCGCCCTCCACGACCAGCCGGGCCCGCAGCCGGTGCGCGTTCTCGGTGTTCAGGGCGTGCTTCTGCGCGGCGAGGATCAGCAGGTCGGCGTCGACGTCCAGCCAGGCGTCCGGCTCGGACGAGAGCGTGACGTGCTGCGGCAGCCGGGTGCGGTCGATGTGCCCGAACTCGTCGGTGACGGCGATCAGGTCGGCCACCGGGAGGCGGTCGGCGCTGATGGTGCCCCGCACGTCGGCGACGCCCACCACGACGTGGCCGCGGTCCTCCAGGAACCGGGCGACCGCGCGGCCCACCGCGCCGAAGCCCTGCACCACCACCCGGGCCGGCCCGGTGTGCCCCCTGGCCTCCAGCGCGGTGACCGCGGCGACGCCCACGCCGTGACCGGTGGCGTCGATCAGCGGCTCGTAGTAGGTGCGCCAGTCGATGGGCATGTCGGGGGCGCCCAGCCGGTAGCGCGGGTCGTAGCCGGCCTCGGCGAAGAAGACGGCCCGGTCGGCCGGGGTGACGCCCATGTCGATGCCGAGGTGGATACCGCCGTGCAGCAGCGGCTTGACGGTCCGGCCGAAGGTGCGGAACGTCTCCTCACGGTTGGTGCCGTCGGAGACGATGCCGCCCTTGGCGCCGCCGATGCGCAGGCCGGCGAGGGTGAACTTGTGGGTCATGTCGCGCGCCAGCCCGCGCACTTCCTCCTCGGTGACCCCGGGGGTCATGCGGACGCCGCCCATCGCCAGCCCGTCGACGAGGGAGTCGACGACGACCCAGCCCTTGACGGCGCCGCCGCTGCCGTACAGATGGGTGACGAACGCCGGGTCCTGCGGTTCTTCCAGAACGCTCATGGTCAATTCCTCAGTGGGTCGGTGAGTCGGTGGATCGGTGGAGCGGTGGAGTGGTGGAGTGGTCGAGCGGTGGAGTCGTCGAGCGTGGAGCGGTGGAGTGAGGGGAGGGCGGTCACTGGTAGAGCTGCGCGAAGCCGCGCAGGATCTCCAGGCCGTCGCTGCGGAACTCCAGGTGGGCCTGCGCGCCGAAGATGCGGCCGTCGTCGGAGCGCAGGAACTCCACGGGCGCGTGCTCGGAGCGGCCGATGGAGCGGAAGCCCTTCGGGGCCTCCTGCAGATACAGGGTGTGCCGGTGGAACACCGTCACCGTCGGCTTGACGTGGGTGAACAGGGCCTCTTCCTTGTCCACCTGCACCTCGTAGCCGCCGACCCGCTGCGGGCCCTCGGCGAGGCGCCCGCCGGCCGACACCGCGAGGATCTGCATGCCGCCGCAGATGCCGAACACCGGGACGTCGGCGTTCATCACCAGATCGACGAGCGGCTTGTAGTAGTCGCGGTCGTACGCCCGCACCTTGGTGCCGCTCAGCACGACGGCCTGGTAGCGGCCGTCGAGCCGGGCGGGCACCGAGGCGGCGTCCACCGCGTCGGTCTCGGAGCCCAGCTGTTCGAACCGCGCCCGCAGTTGCCTCAGCGACAGGGTTCCGTTGTTGACCACCAGGACACGGGATTTCGCCACGTGTTCGCTCCTCAGTCTCGCGTGATGACGGTGCCGGTGCGGGCGGCGAGCAGCTCACTGACGGGCGCGCTGCCGATGACGACCCGCGCCACGCCCTGGTCCAGCGCCTCGCCGGCCGCGCGCAGCTTCTTGCGCATGCCGCCGGTGGCGCCGTTGTCCCGGAACCGGGCGGCCGCCTCGGCCGTGATCCGGGGCACCGGCTCGCCGTCGATCAGCAGGTGGGCGACGTCGGTGACCAGGACCAGGTCCCGGGCCCCGGTGGCGCCCGCGATGGCCGCCGCGGCCCGGTCGGCGTCGGTGTTCACCTCCCGGCCCGCACCGTTCCTGGCCAGCGGGGTGACCAGGTAGGCGTGGCCCGGCTGGAGGTTCTTCAGCGGGGCCGGGTCCACCCCGGTGATCGGGCCGACCAGGTTCTCCAGCTCGACCAGCTGCTTGCCCTGCCACCACCAGCGCTCGGCCTCGCCCGCGCTGACCAGGCCGTCGCTGCCCAGCAGCCGCTCGGCGGTGATGCCGCGCCGGCTCAGCCGGTCGAACACGTCCTCGGCCAGCTGGGCGCTGACGGTCTTGATGTCGGCGATGACCTCCGGCGTGGTCCAGCGGCTCTGGTTGCCGTACCGGTCGCGCAGGATCGCCGACGGTTCGCTGTAGCGGGGGCGCAGCTTCTTGAGCGGCTTGGACCAGCCGTGCACCAGGACCAGCGGGTGTTCCCGGCCGTGCCTGGCCAGGTCGTCCCACCAGTCACCGGCGAGGTCGTCCAGGCAGCTGCCGCCGAGCTTGACGACGGTCGGGGCCGCCTCGTTCGCGAAGGCGCTCATGCGGGCACCACCGGCTGCATCGTCAGCCCTGTCTCCTCGGGCAGGCCGAACCGCAGGTTGGCCGCCTGAAGGGCCTGGCCCGCCGCGCCCTTGACGATGTTGTCCAGGGCGGCGAGGACGACGATCCGTCCACGCGCGTCCGGCTCCTCGTCCAGCAGGACCGTCACATCGACGTAGTTGGAGCCGAGCACGGCCTGCGGGTCCGGCACCGGGATCAGCGTCTCGGTGTGCCGGCGCACCCGCACGAACCGGTGCCCCTTGTAGAAGCGCAGGTAGGCGCGCTGCAGCTCACGCTGGTCGAGCTGCTCGTCGGTGAAGACGTAGCTGCTGGTGAGCAGACCGCGCACATGCGAGACGCCGTAGGCGGACATGCTCAGCGACTCGACCGTGCCGGGCTTGCCGCGTTCCAGGAAGTCCTTGACCTCGGCGGCGTGCCGGTGCCCGGTCGGGGCGTACGGGGCGATCGCCCCGCTGCGGAACGGGTGCAGGTCGGCGGTGCGCAGCTGCAGACCGCCGCCGCTGGAACCGCTCTTGCCGTCCACCACGACCGTCTTCAGGTTCAGGCCGAGACCCAGGGTGAGCGGTGCGAGGCCCACGGTGATGGCGGTGGCGTAGCAGCCGGGGAGCGAGATCAGCGCCGCGTCCTGCAACTGGTCGCCGATCAGCTCCGGTACGCCGTAGACGAAGCGGTCGGCCAGTTCGGTGCGCCGCCTGACCTTCGGGTACCAGCGGTCGTGCAGCTCCGGGGTGCGGATGCGGAAGGCGCCGCTGAGGTCGACGACGGCCGCGACCCGGTCGGCGAACATCTCCGCCAGCTCGGCCGACACCGGCGCCGGGGTGGCCAGGAAGAGGACGTCCACGCGGTCGGCGATGTCCTCGGTGACCGGCTGGACGGTCAGCCCGCCCAGGTCCAGGCGCAGGCCGGGGTGCAGCTCGGCCGGGCGGCGGCCGGCGCTGGACGAGCCGCCCAGGTAGGTGAGTTCCAGCTCGGGGTGCTGGGTGATCAGACGGATGAGTTCTCCGCCGGCGATGCCCGAGGCGCCGACGACTCCTGCACGGATCATGCGAGCAGCTCCTGCAGATGGCGGCCGATGGCCGAGGGGACGTCCGCACCGGTCGCCGAGGACACCGCCCGGAAGGCGGGCGCGTGGTTCACCTCGTTGACGACATAACCGTCCTCGGTGCGGAAGAGGTCTACTCCGTAGATGCCGGGACCGAGAACGCCCAGGACGGCGTCGATGATCTTCAGCGTCTCGGGGTCGTGGTCGACGGCGCGGTTCTTGTTGCCGAGCGCCGCGTTGTTGCGCCAGTCGGTGCCGGCGCTCTCGAACTCGGCCGCGCCCACCAGCTGTTCGCCGACCACCAGGCAGCGCACGGAGCTGCCGCCCAGGTACGGCTCCACCAGGCAGGCCTGCTCGAAGGCGTGCCCCAGGTCCTCGACGTAGTCGTACACGGAGTGGGCCGTGTCGGGGTGCCGCAGCAGCGTGACCCGCTTGCCCATGCCGCCGAAGACCGGCTTGAGGACCAGCGGCGCCGGCAGTTCCTCCAGCGCCTTCTCGAAGTCCTTGCGGGAGAGGACCAGCCGGAAGTCCGGCACGGGCACGCCGGCGGCGCGCAGCCGGGCGCGCAGCTCGGCCTTGTTCTCGCAGGCGTGGATCGCCGCGGCGGAGTTGATGGTGAGCACGCCCGCCTCCTCGGCGAGCGTGGCGACCAGCCCGCCGCGGGTGTAACTGCGGCTGCGCACCAGTACGGCGTCCAGGCCCTTGAGGGAGGGCGCGCCGGCCCCGCCGAGGCACAGCGACTCGTCGTTGACCCACTCGATCCGCAGACCGAAGTCGGGTGCGGTCTCGATCAGCCGGCGTTCCTCCCAGCTGATCCGGTCCGCGATGACGGCAACGGTGTTGCCCATGAGGGGTGTCTCCTTAGTAGAGAGGCTCCGGGGGAGGGGCGGCTGTCACTGGCCCCAGTCACGGAGCTGCACCTGGACCATCTGCAGGACCAGCCGGCCGTCCTGGATGTCCTCGACGCGGAGGGTGAGCATGCACTCGGGGCAGGAGAGGGTCTCGCCCTGGACGACCGGGGGCACGGTCAGGTCGGTCTCGCACTCGGGGCAGGCACCGGTCAGCATGGCGGCGGTGGACATGAGGTAACTCCGTTCTCGTGCAGTGGTGTTGATGGCAGTGGTGTCGATCGCAGTGATGGGACTGCGGTGGTGAGGGACCGAGAGCGGGC includes:
- a CDS encoding lysine biosynthesis protein LysW — encoded protein: MSTAAMLTGACPECETDLTVPPVVQGETLSCPECMLTLRVEDIQDGRLVLQMVQVQLRDWGQ
- a CDS encoding AMP-binding protein, which gives rise to MTTATHTGLAGASADDRAAEYRRRGWWRDETFLDDLRRQARERPHKLAIAGRRLREARTDTLGYADLARLTERFAGALRELGVGHGDFVAVQLPNRWEMVPLMFACIRVGAVICPIAPDCREDELRHRLALTEARVCVTVPEWDGYPLAGTVAALRSELPLEHVVVVDGHGPEGTLGFHDHFVAQPWEERLADDPEVRELGADDPFVVLFTSGTTGESKGVLHSQNTVHSAVRGYVDHFLLDDGLVAAVTTPLVHYSGFAQGVLAGVMLGGTVAFQDVKDNATLLDLVERYGANLLYGPPPTLTDVAASQRAVPRDVTTLRHVVTGSAPVLQPLVDELRETLGARTYSVWGMSEYGPVTITRLDYNQDWAAHSNGQAIDSMEIRIDACHDPGRRAAVGRLRVRGASQALGYYKREDVFAAELTADGWFDTGDVAREDGRGGIRILGRAKDAIMRDGIVVPMTELEAIIASHPLVTEAALIGPSGQVDDVIVAVVVPSGDVRPTLEDVRAQLRAADQDPRFWPERVEVIEALPKTLTGKVRKAELRRRYAEA
- a CDS encoding MerR family transcriptional regulator; translated protein: MRIGELADRTGTPRRLLRYYEEQGLIVPSRSPNGYRDYHEGYVDRVLQIRGLLDSGLPTRVIKQLLPCLHSKPRAIHITDPTPETIATLERELERISERIQCLVRSRDAIADYLETTRRSQQPAAVAAAGSGAAPRYETAGV
- a CDS encoding acetylglutamate kinase, with the protein product MSAFANEAAPTVVKLGGSCLDDLAGDWWDDLARHGREHPLVLVHGWSKPLKKLRPRYSEPSAILRDRYGNQSRWTTPEVIADIKTVSAQLAEDVFDRLSRRGITAERLLGSDGLVSAGEAERWWWQGKQLVELENLVGPITGVDPAPLKNLQPGHAYLVTPLARNGAGREVNTDADRAAAAIAGATGARDLVLVTDVAHLLIDGEPVPRITAEAAARFRDNGATGGMRKKLRAAGEALDQGVARVVIGSAPVSELLAARTGTVITRD
- a CDS encoding fumarylacetoacetate (FAA) hydrolase; translated protein: MTILFECEYQDARWVGFEKPEPGRPVTLYKVSDGRLQAEFIAAERPEQVVDAITADAESVTVEGGEEELRYLPPLLPQATGNALLSGFMRTHKSKFEGEPTEGEEFVPPNWFFKGFGSWLRMPGDPLVVPQNVRALIEEPEVALVYVNDADGTPHYAGYTIANDLCDIGLHIENPGWNPYCKLCDTSIAPWLFLGAPPASVTGRVTIERDGVTAWEGPFDCGEDALYFTVREMMDHLFTFPAVRRPEMVNYVLLGADKASYHDGFRIADGDRIVIDVKSHGIVLDNAVQYVQTPAVS
- a CDS encoding pyridoxal phosphate-dependent aminotransferase, with protein sequence MPVPAQVTASATLAADEALARRRQAGEQVLSMASGEIGLPVPEGMRVWLAEAAHEGAYGSVAGGAPLREAAAGYWQRRGLAADPELVVAGPGSKPLLFALLMAVGGDVVIPRPSWVSYAAQARLVGARAIDVPVLPGQGGVPDPDRLRQAVGAARAAGRDPRAVVVTVPDNPTGTVASPDTVRRLGEVARELDLFVISDEIYCDLVFDPATPVVSPAVFAPERTVVTTGLTKNLAVGGWRTGVARLPDSLAGRELRTRLVAVASQIWSSPPAPIQAAAARAFAEPPEITAYVVAARRLHATVARAVAERFTASGALLAPVVATCYLYPDFEPLRDRLALAHGVRTGDELARLFTDRYGVGVLPASAFGESPEPLRLRAATSRLYGDTDEQRAAALATADPLGLPWIRAAVDRIHDVLTDLVHPTDVHPSDAPVASDRPRSRA
- a CDS encoding RimK family alpha-L-glutamate ligase gives rise to the protein MGNTVAVIADRISWEERRLIETAPDFGLRIEWVNDESLCLGGAGAPSLKGLDAVLVRSRSYTRGGLVATLAEEAGVLTINSAAAIHACENKAELRARLRAAGVPVPDFRLVLSRKDFEKALEELPAPLVLKPVFGGMGKRVTLLRHPDTAHSVYDYVEDLGHAFEQACLVEPYLGGSSVRCLVVGEQLVGAAEFESAGTDWRNNAALGNKNRAVDHDPETLKIIDAVLGVLGPGIYGVDLFRTEDGYVVNEVNHAPAFRAVSSATGADVPSAIGRHLQELLA
- the argC gene encoding N-acetyl-gamma-glutamyl-phosphate reductase encodes the protein MIRAGVVGASGIAGGELIRLITQHPELELTYLGGSSSAGRRPAELHPGLRLDLGGLTVQPVTEDIADRVDVLFLATPAPVSAELAEMFADRVAAVVDLSGAFRIRTPELHDRWYPKVRRRTELADRFVYGVPELIGDQLQDAALISLPGCYATAITVGLAPLTLGLGLNLKTVVVDGKSGSSGGGLQLRTADLHPFRSGAIAPYAPTGHRHAAEVKDFLERGKPGTVESLSMSAYGVSHVRGLLTSSYVFTDEQLDQRELQRAYLRFYKGHRFVRVRRHTETLIPVPDPQAVLGSNYVDVTVLLDEEPDARGRIVVLAALDNIVKGAAGQALQAANLRFGLPEETGLTMQPVVPA
- a CDS encoding gamma-glutamyl-gamma-aminobutyrate hydrolase family protein (Members of this family of hydrolases with an active site Cys residue belong to MEROPS family C26.); translation: MAKSRVLVVNNGTLSLRQLRARFEQLGSETDAVDAASVPARLDGRYQAVVLSGTKVRAYDRDYYKPLVDLVMNADVPVFGICGGMQILAVSAGGRLAEGPQRVGGYEVQVDKEEALFTHVKPTVTVFHRHTLYLQEAPKGFRSIGRSEHAPVEFLRSDDGRIFGAQAHLEFRSDGLEILRGFAQLYQ
- a CDS encoding Glu/Leu/Phe/Val dehydrogenase, whose amino-acid sequence is MSVLEEPQDPAFVTHLYGSGGAVKGWVVVDSLVDGLAMGGVRMTPGVTEEEVRGLARDMTHKFTLAGLRIGGAKGGIVSDGTNREETFRTFGRTVKPLLHGGIHLGIDMGVTPADRAVFFAEAGYDPRYRLGAPDMPIDWRTYYEPLIDATGHGVGVAAVTALEARGHTGPARVVVQGFGAVGRAVARFLEDRGHVVVGVADVRGTISADRLPVADLIAVTDEFGHIDRTRLPQHVTLSSEPDAWLDVDADLLILAAQKHALNTENAHRLRARLVVEGANLASTDEAREKVAASGADLVPGVIANIGGAGSAALAVTRVVPFELPADARKQWVFDWVADRVRQNTRDLLEISAARAGNPLPELLAARRKEL